A segment of the Holosporales bacterium genome:
ATTTGCTTAAATCTATGTCCTCAAGGCTCAGGCGGTCTAAAATACCAACAAGCTTACTGCCTTTGGCGATTATGATAACCGCTTGGCCCTTGAAATCAGCCAGCTTACTGAGGTTATCCAAGTTGTTATAATTAATAATCTCAAACTTCGGACTTCCACCGGACGAGGCTTGCTGAGCCAGCTCTGCCACGAATCTGTCACTGTATTCTCCACCTGGGGCGAGAATGGCTATATCGATCATGCCATTTGCAACTGCATAGCTGGCGACAGACAAAACCTCGTCCTCCACGCGGTCCCTAAGCGCATACACATGACCGCAAGCTTTACCTGTGCATTTTGACAAGCTTATCACAGGGATATCATTTTCCTCCGCAATGCTGAGTAAATCTGGAACCCTTTCCGCCGGAAAGCCAATAACTATTGCGCTGGCCGCTTTCAGCTTGCATTCCTCAAGCTTGTCAGCCGTCATAAAAACCAAAGCGGTTTCTTTCGATGCGCTGTTTTTCAGCGCCAGCATTGCCGCGTTGGCAATTGACTCTGAGTCCTGAGAAGCAGGCAGTACCACCGCAATGGTCTTGCCAATTGTGCTTTTTTCTTCTATAGGCGTAAGGTCGATATGCTCCGATTCTTCGACCTTCACGACCTTAGGGGCAGCAACCTCCGTCATGACTGGCTTGGTCGATTCTTGCTTTTGCGTACTGCACCCGACTATAGTAAGGGCACAGAGGAAGATGCTGGCTGTAATTATTCTGTGTAACATGGACTTTTTAGAGTATACACAACCCTGGTTAAACAAACTCTGCAGTGAGAGTATCACAAAGAAGCTTAGATCTCAACAAAACGTACCTGGCTTATATATAGTGGCCACCCCAATTGGGAATCTTTTTGACATAACCATAAGGGCGCTGCATATACTAAGCGCATGCGACTTGGTGATTGCCGAAGATACTAGGGTGACAGGCAAGCTTTTAAACTTCTATGGGATAAAGAAGCCATTACTCTCTTATCACAATTATAACGAAAAAGAAGTCGCCCCAAAACTGTTAGCCCGGCTTAAAAACGGCGAGACCTTGGCGTTGGTAAGCGATGCTGGAAGCCCGTTGATATCCGATCCTGGGTATGAGATTGTTGATGCTTGTATACGCGAAGGCATATTCACAACGTATATACCTGGCGCAAGCTCAGTTATCGCGGCGCTTGTCGGGGCGGGGCTTCCAACACACAACTTTTGCTTTCTTGGCTTTGTGCCGGCCAAAAGCTTTGAGGCTAAGCGCTTTCTGGAGCAACTTAAAGATCTGCCATATACGGCGATTATATTCGAAACAGCGAATCGAATCAGGGCTACCTTGGGCTTTTTAGTTGATATACTTGGCGCTAACAGAAAGATAGCCATAGCCAAAGAGCTTACCAAGCTTCATGAAACCTTTATTCGCGGCACGACAGGGGATATAGCGATACCCGAAGCTATCCGTGGAGAAATCACAATCGTGATTGAGCCTAGCCAAAAGCACGCCCAAACCATAGGCGACGAAGAACTTAGCGCGGCGATACGGGAATATGCCAAGACAAC
Coding sequences within it:
- the rsmI gene encoding 16S rRNA (cytidine(1402)-2'-O)-methyltransferase, whose product is MTGLVDSCFCVLHPTIVRAQRKMLAVIILCNMDFLEYTQPWLNKLCSESITKKLRSQQNVPGLYIVATPIGNLFDITIRALHILSACDLVIAEDTRVTGKLLNFYGIKKPLLSYHNYNEKEVAPKLLARLKNGETLALVSDAGSPLISDPGYEIVDACIREGIFTTYIPGASSVIAALVGAGLPTHNFCFLGFVPAKSFEAKRFLEQLKDLPYTAIIFETANRIRATLGFLVDILGANRKIAIAKELTKLHETFIRGTTGDIAIPEAIRGEITIVIEPSQKHAQTIGDEELSAAIREYAKTTTLRQAVNAVSADLNVPKNRVYKLALQQINKED